The genomic DNA GTAAAAGGAAATCCTTTGCTTTTTCTTTAGATGCTACAAACGCACCACTGCCATGACGGACTTCCATGATCCCCAGATCGACCAAAACATTGATTGCTTTACGAGTCGTCTCTGGAGAAGCGTTATATGTGCTTGCTAAAGTGGATCTTGCATGGATCTTCTCGCCGATTTGATAACGATTTTCTACGATTCGTTCAGCCAAGTCAACGGCGATCTGTTGATAACGTGGGCGAACCAGTTTGGTTTTTTCACTCATTTTATTCTTCCTCTTTCATCTACTTGTCAGCTAACATCTTACTATGGACGCTTCAAAGAAGCAAAAGTAAACTGGTTTTATTTTTTTCTTCTATACAAGAAATCCGGTAGTTGTCAGTTGATTTTTCCAAACTAAACAGTTCGTATCACACACTTTGAGAATAAAGCGACAACCACGAAAATCAAAAAATTTTCGTGGTTGTCTTTTTGTTTCTTACGCTAAAAAACAAACTTCATTTAACTTGTAAATTTTTTCAAATAGTCAGTACTTACATCAAAATGACGGGCAGGAAATTCTGGGAAATACAGATCACTTGCCCACTGCCATGCTGCTGTATCTGTATGCAAAGGATTTTTATCAGAAGGATCATACGGCCACTGTGCAACCCAACAATTTTCTTTTCCTAGACGTGTCATATCTAGCTTGTTTTCGGTAAACCAAGAAGCACTCGAATAGTGGATGACGTTTTGATAGCCTCCCTGTTGGATCTCTTTTTGGAAAATCAACGCATTATCTGTCACTTTGTCCAAGTTCATCTTTGGATTTTCACTATCGTTGACAACCACAGTTGATGATGGCAGGTTCAACTCTTTCATATAATCCAATAAAAACTGGGCTTCCCCTTTTGTATCAGCTTCTTCATTGAACCACGCATAATGATAGACACTTACTTTTAGACCTGCTGCAACGGCTGAAGCAATCTGTTCAGGAGCAAGCGGATTTTTATACGAGTCTCCTTCAGTCAATTTCACGACTACACCCTTAATGCCATAGTTTTTCATCGTTTGAAACTCTTCACTCGATATCTTGCCGTTATTAGAAGATATGTCAATAAAATCTTTAGCTGGTCTTCCTGATTCGGCAGCGGAGATTCCAGAATCGTCTGTCAGACTTCGAGTGAGTGATTCTGAGAATTGGCTGCTGCTACCTAACTCATGTTGATTTTTTTCAGTAATCATAGGCTTGATTGGAATCAAAGTTGCCTGTGCTGTTCCTCCAACGTAAACTAGTAAAGTAAAACAAATAACACCTACCCATTTGATCATTGTACGCATCTTGGATCGCTTCCTTTTATTGAATTTTCAAAGCATCAACAAGACGTCCTGTTGGCTCCATTTAACCAAAAATCAAGAAATAAAAAAACAGATAACATGACAATTAACTAATTTTTAAACATAACATTGTTATTAAAAAATAAAAATATTGTTAGTTCAATTTTTACAATATTTATCATCTTACTACTATATATAGTAAGTACTCTTTTGACTTTTGCTATTTTGATTCGAGTTTCTCTTTTCGATGATCCCTAGACGCTTCATGATCATTTTTCATTTTGTGAAAAAATTTCTATCTCTAAAATGTATAAATACCTTTTTCTTCTGGTTTTGATCTACAATTATTTCTCTTCTTCTTTCCATCTTTTTGCATACCTTTTTCGTTTGTGATTTTTCGATCGAACATTCATTTATTGGCAAGTAAAGGTTAAAAAAATATTTTTTAACGGAGTTTTCCACAAGCATTTCTGTATTAATACAAGCGAATCTGCACGAGATACTTGTTTTCATTGTTTTTCAAAAACCACAAAACATAGTATTCCACAATTTCCACAACACAAGATGTAGTGTTTGTTGATTGACTTTTTTACTAATAGATTTATACTATTGATTATAGAGAAAACACATGGGCAGGAGGCAAATAATAATGAACGTAAAAATCTTTTCAAAAAATAATTGTATGCAATGTAAAATGGTGAAACGCTTTTTAGCTGAAAATAAAATCGACTTTGAAGAAGTAAATATCGATGAACAACCTGAAGCAATCTCATGGTTAAAAGACCAAGGATTCCAAAGTGTTCCGGTCATCACTTCTGACGCAGCGACTGTCATTGGTTTTAGACCAGATCAACTACGTCACTTAGCTAGCTAAGAATCATTCAAACAGTTGTCAAATAGATCGAGGATTTACTTGATCCTCTGCCACCATGGATTTGATGGACTTACGGATATTCTCCGTAACCTCCCCAAATCCTTTTTTACAGCAATGAACACCACTATATCTTGTGGTCAAACATGTATCATCAAAATCAAAAAGAAGGTTGGGCGTATGTATGAGTCTTAAAAATCTAAAAGATGTCAGCTACTTTAAGCTGAATAATGAAATCAATCGACCAGTCAACGGGCAAATCCCTTTAAATAAAGATAAAGAAGCTTTAGCTGCTTTTTTTGAAGAAAATGTCAAACCAAATACGATGATGTTTCCAACAGTGATCGACAAAATCCAGTATTTGATCGACAACCAATATTTAGAAGCAGAGTTCATTCAATTATATAGTAGTGAATTTATTGAAAAACTTTATCAATTCCTATTCGAACAAAACTTTACATTTAAATCATTCATGGCAGCCTATAAGTTCTACTCTCAATATGCGTTAAAAACAAATGATGGTTCTGCCTACTTGGAATCTTATGAAGATCGTGTCGCATTCAATGCGTTGTACTTTGCGAATGGCGACGAAGAACTAGCCTTAGCTTTAGCTGATGAAATGATCCACCAACGTTATCAACCAGCAACCCCTTCATTTTTGAATGCTGGACGTAAACGTCGCGGTGAACTTGTTTCTTGTTTCTTGACTCAAGTAACGGATGATATGAATTCGATCGGTCGTTCGATCAACTCTGCCTTACAACTTTCACGAATCGGTGGCGGTGTTGGGATCACTCTTTCTAACCTACGTGAAGCCGGAGCGCCGATCAAAGGATACGAAGGTGCAGCTAGCGGTGTTGTTCCAGTAATGAAATTGTTTGAAGATAGCTTTAGTTATTCGAACCAATTAGGACAACGTCAAGGTGCGGGTGTCGTTTATTTAAACGTCTTCCACCCAGACATCATGATGTTCCTTTCAGCAAAAAAAGAAAATGCAGATGAAAAGATTCGCGTGAAGACTTTATCACTTGGTGTGATCGTCCCAGATAAATTCTATGAATTAGCACGTAAAAATCAAGAAATGTATCTATTCAGTCCTTATAGTGTGGAAAAAGAATATGGTGTGCCATTTTCTTATGTAGATATCACTGCGGAATATGACAACTTGGTAGCAAATCCAAATATCCGTAAACAAAAAATCAAAGCCCGTGATTTAGAAAACGAGATCTCTAAATTACAACAAGAGTCTGGTTATCCGTATATCATCAATATTGATACAGCAAATCGTGAAAATCCTGTAGACGGTAAAATCATCATGAGTAACTTATGTTCTGAGATTTTACAAGTACAGACACCTTCTGTCATCAATGGCAAGCAAGAATATGAAGAGTTAGGGACAGACATCTCATGTAACTTAGGTTCTACAAACATCGTCAATTTGATGGACAGCCCTGACTTTGGTCGTTCTGTCCGCACGATGACTCGTGCATTGACGTATATCACAGATGCTTCAGACATTGACGTGGTTCCACCGATCCAAAACGGGAACAAATTGAACCATACGATCGGACTTGGTGCTATGGGACTTCATACTTATTTTGCCAAAGAGCAAATGGAATATGGTTCCGAAGAATCAATTGATTTTACCAATGTTTATTTCATGTTGTTGAATTACTGGACACTTGTTGAAAGTAACAATATCGCACGTGAGAGAAAACAAGTCTTCCATAATTTCGAAAAATCAGCTTATGCAGACGGCACTTATTTTGATAAATATGTCACTGGCGAATTCCAACCAAAATCTGAACGAGTTGCTGCTTTGTTTGATGGTATCTTTATTCCGACTGCCCAAGACTGGGAAAACTTGAAGCAAGCAATCATGAAAGATGGTTTGTACCACCAAAATCGTTTAGCTGTAGCACCTAATGGTTCTATTTCTTATATCAACGATACGAGTGCAAGTATCCATCCGATCACTCGTATGATCGAAGAACGCCAAGAAAAGAAAATTGGGAAAATCTATTACCCAGCGCCTTATTTATCAAATGAAACAATCCCGTATTACACTTCTGCTTATGATATGGATATGCGTAAAGTGATCGATATTTATGCCACAGCACAAAAACATGTGGATCAAGGAATGAGTATGACGTTGTTTATGCGTTCAGAAATCCCAGAAGGTTTGTACGAATGGAAAGAAACGACAAAACAATCCACACGTGATCTAAATATTCTAAGACACTATGCTTTCCACAAAGGAATCAAATCGATTTATTATGTACGTACGTTTACAGACGATGCAGAAGAAATCGGCAGCAACCAATGTGAAAGCTGTGTGATCTAATTTCACTTAGTGATAGAACCGTTACTGGATTTTAATAAAGGAGCATTCTCATGTCAGAAACTTATTATGCAGCGATAAACTGGAATGAAATTGAAGATATCATTGATAAATCGACTTGGGAGAAATTAACTGAGCAATTTTGGTTAGACACACGTATCCCTTTGTCAAATGATTTAGACGACTGGCGTACGCTTTCCCAATTAGAAAAAGATACAGTTGGTCACGTATTTGGTGGATTGACTTTACTTGATACCGTCCAATCAGAAAGCGGGATGGATCAATTACGTAAAGATGTCCGCACGCCCCATGAAGAAGCGGTATTGAACAATATCCAATTCATGGAGTCTGTCCATGCGAAAAGTTACTCTTCGATCTTCAGTACATTGAATACGAAAAAAGAAATCGAAGAAATCTTTGAATGGACGAATACCAATCCTTATTTACAGAAAAAAGCTGAGCGTATCAATGAGATCTACAAAAACGGTACGCCGTTAGAGAAAAAAATTGCGAGTGTCTTTTTAGAAACCTTCTTATTTTACTCAGGATTCTATACACCACTTTATTATTTAGGAAATAATAAATTAGCCAACGTGGCAGAGATCATCAAGTTGATCATTCGTGACGAATCTGTCCATGGCACGTATATTGGCTATAAATTCCAACTAGGTTACAACGAATTACCTGAAGAAGAACAAGAAACATTGAAAGACTGGATGTATAATTTGTTATATGAATTATACGAAAACGAAGAGCGCTACACAGAAGAATTATATGATCCAATCGGTTGGACGGAAGAAGTCAAAACATTCTTGCGCTACAATGCAAATAAAGCATTGATGAATCTAGGAATGGACCCACTATTCCCTGATACAGCAAACGATGTCAACCCAATCGTGATGAATGGGATCTCTACTGGTACAAGTAACCACGATTTCTTCTCTCAAGTCGGAAACGGCTACCTATTAGGTAACGTGGAAGCGATGAAAGATGAAGATTACTTGATTGGTTTAGACTAAACGAAAAAGAGCTTGGATATTGCATCCTCGCTCTTTTTTTGTTTCTCTTTAACCAACTGACAACCTTAGTTCTTCCTATTTTTTATCTAAATAAAGATGTGCTGGATACGTCATATATTCGACAGGTTGCAATTGATCGATCGTGACATAGCCTGCATTGGAATTGATCACTGTCGGTATCCGGTTGATCAACGTAGCGCACGTATGCTTTGGTGTATCTGGTTTGGTTACTTCAAATTGCATACTTGGCGTTCCTTCGATCGACCAAGTACATAGATCTCCTTCACCTGTCTGATAGACTTTTCCAGTACAACCGACTTCCACAACTGGTCCTTGTACCGTTTCGATCGTTGCAACGGCAGACATCCCAATTGCTTCGCCTGCCTTGATTGTCCGCCCCATGGTTTTTGACGGAATATCTTTATCTAAAATGATTGGAACGTTTTTTTGAGAAATGCGTTTGATCGACCAATCCATTTTGGCACAGATCGCTTCAGCGGTCATCCAAGAATAGGAAGGCAAATCGGTTGCATTGGCAATTTCTTTGTCAAATCTTTCTTGATCATAGCCCACACCATGCGCTTCCGCTAACGCTTTTCCATAGTGTTCGACATCATAACTAACTTCCCCACTGATTTTTTGTACATCATTCACGCCAGCAGCCAGCAGCGTTGGAAACGACACCCAGTAAATATCTTGCATTCCTGTTCCTGAAATCGTCACGTTGTTGGCTTTTGCGATTTTATCTAAACGATTGGTTTCTGCAACCGAAGTCGTCCAAGGATACAAAGCTTCTTCACCGATCGTTAAAACATTGACTCCATAGGTCAAGGGTATCTCTAAACTCGGCATGAAATCTTTGATATAACTAGCAATCGTGACTAAAGCGACATCGGCATCACAGTTTTGAAATACTTCATGAGGATCGCTGGAGATTTTAATACCTAAGGCTTGTTCATAGCCTAAATATAAGCCTAGATCTTGACCGATTGCCTCTGGACGATTGTCTACAGCTCCAACGATTTCAATATCTTTTGCCAAGGCATATTTGATAATCTCTTTCGACATTTTTCCACAGCCGACTTGGACCATACGAATTTTTTTAGTCATTTTATTCCCTCACTTTTTTTAAAGATTTTTAAACAAGCTCACGAACATCAACTACTGTTCGCTCAAACACCTCACCTACTTCAGGACAGGTCAGTCTTCCTTTATACGTACTGATACCTGGAATGATTTCTGGATAGGTTTGGATCACGTCAGTCAGTGATTGAGAGGCTAATCCTTTGATATATCTCATCGTGACATTCGTTAAAGCTAACGTAGACGTTTGAGGAACTAAACCTGGCATATTCGCAACCGAGTAGTGGATCACTCCATGTTTAACGAAAGTCGGTTCTTCATGGGTGGTTGGCTGGCTCGTTTCAAAACAGCCCCCTTGGTCAATCGCAATATCCACCAAGATCGTTCCTTCTTTCATTTGCTTCACTAATTCTTCTGTGATAAGATGTGGGGCTTTTTTACCTGGTAATAAGACTGAACCAATCACGATATCACTAGTCAATGCCATTTTCTCAATATTCGTTGGGCTTGAGTAGAGGGTTTTTACTTGCCCATTAAACATCTCTGACAATTCACGTAAGCGGTCGACATTGATATCTAAGATCGTCACATCTGCCCCTAATCCGTGCAAGTAATGCGCGGCACTCACTCCGGCGATCCCACCACCTAAAATAGTTGCCTGAACTGGTAAAACACCGGTTACACCTGAAATCAATTTTCCACTTTGCTTCGCTAAAATCTCCGCACCCAATAGACCCCCTAAACGGCCAGCGACTTCACTCATTGGTGCGAGTAATGGAAATGCTCCGTTTTTCGTAACCATTTCATAGGCAATTGCGGTTGTCCCAGACTTGATCAACGCTTCGGTCAATTCAAGATTTGCGGCTAGATGCAAGTACGTAAATAAAATCAAGTCTTTTCTAAAATATTGATATTCCGATGCTAGTGGTTCTTTGACTTTCACGACGATTTCTGCCGACCAGACTGTCTCTGGATCAGCTTTGATTTGAGCGCCAGCTTCACGGTATTGACTATCTGTAAAGCCTGACCCTTCCCCTGCACGTTCTTCCACATAAACGGTATGACCAGCTGTAACTATCTCTTTTACTCCTGCAGGTGTCACGCCTACACGTTTCTCTGAATTTTTGATTTCTTTTGGTACACCAATGATTGTCATATTATATCCTCCTTTGAATTATTGTTGCTTTTGCCACTCCTCAAAGCCCATATGAATCGCATCGAATAGTTGATCTGCGTTTTCCTTTGAAAAGGTCAACGATGGTGAAATGATAATCGTTTGTAATTCATCACGGAGCAAGACACCTGCATTGATGGCATAATCAGCAACTGCTTGCACATTTTTTGCTGTTTGTTCCACATCATATTTCCCTGTATTCTCAAAATCGATAGCGATCATCAAGCCTTTTCCACGAACATCACTAATGCAGTCATATTTTCCTTCAATACCTTTTAGACGTTCCAATAAATATGCACCGACTTCACGAGCATTTTCAACTAAGTTTTCTTCTTCCACAATACGTAAAGCTTCTAATGCTGCCACGCAGCCGAGCGGGTGTCCACCGTAAGTATGCCCATGGATAATGACATTAGCTCCATTGGTCGCTGATTCGATGCCTTCAACAATGCGTTTGTTAAAAACAGTTGCCCCTAGTGGAACATACCCAGAAGATAATCCTTTTGCTAGAACCATGGCATCTGGTTTGATGCCCCAGCCACGACTACCAAAAAGATATCCTGAACGGCCAAAACCTGTCACAACTTCATCTGCAATCAATAAAATATCATAAGTATCACAAACTTCCCTTAAAGCTGGCCAATAAGAAGTTGGTGGAACGATGATACCGCCAGCACCTTGGATCGGCTCAGCAATAAATGCAGCAATATGATCTGCGCCAATCTGTTCAATCGTTTCAACTAGTTCAGCGATACAGAGTTTTGTCAATTCTTCTGGATCTTGGCAATTCCATTTATTTTTCTTCAAATGTGGAGAAGAAACACGTACACAATCTTGTAAACCTGGACCAATAAATTCCCGATAGATGGGGTTACCACCTATCGACGTTCCACCATAATGCATCCCATGATAGGCTTTTTCCAATGACAGAAATACTTTCTTTGTCGGTTTACCTACTGCTTGCCAGTATTGTCTTGTTATTTTCAACGCAGTATCTACTGAATCACTTCCTCCAGAAGTAAAGAATACTTTCGCCATCTCTTCTTCTTGCGTCATTTGAATGATTTTTTCTGCCAAGTCATATGCCTTGGGATGGGCAATATTCGTAAACAATTGATAGTAAGATAATTTTTCCATTTGATCAGCAATTGCTCGGTTCATTTCAGGGCGATTATGACCAACGTTCATACACCATAATCCACCGACACCATCGAGTAATTTTCTCCCTGTATCATCATAGATAAAATTCCCATCTCCACGTTCGATAACGATCGTTTCTTCTTCACTTGCTCGGGTATCCGTCATCGGATGCCAAAAATACTTTTTCTTGCGATTGTTCATATTATTCTCTCCTTTATCTGCTTTCCTGTTTACATGTTAAGACTAAAGGGTAGAACTACTCTAAGGTCAATCTTTTTTTATTATTTTAATAAAATCGCTTACATTGAAAAAAGTAAAAAATCACTTATATAGAAGAAAAAATACTTTTGTAATTTTATTTGTAAAGCATATTGACCTTAGAACGATTCTAACCTCTAGGATGTGATTGAGGAGGATTGGTAAACATGCACAGCTGATTCAAATAAACAAATTAAAACATTCACAAGAATTGAGGAGGAAAATTTAAATGTCACTATCAGAAACATTGAGCAATGTCATCAACATGGAAATTATCAGTGCGATCACTTCCACACTGTTTATTATATTATTAGGTTACTTTTTAAGAAAGCACGAGATTTTCTCATCAGATGTCGGAAAGACATTGTCTAAGGTCGTCTTAACTGTCGCAATTCCTGCATTAGCTTTTAATTCGTTTATGCAGGACTTGAATGATGAAGTATTGAATCAAGGAATCAACATTTTGATTCTTGGGATATTGGTCCACGTTTTCTTGATTTTTCTAAGTAAATTCTTCTTTTTTAGATATGCACCAAATAAAGAAGACACATTGCGTGTACTCTCTATTTTCGGGTCAACAACATTTTTCGGTATTCCTGTTGTCGGTGCAGTCTTTGGCGCAGAAGGGATTTTGTACGCATCGATTTTTAACATTGGTTATCGTATCTTTTTATACTCTTATGCTTATTTAAAAATGAGTGGATTGAAAATGGCACGCAAGAATATTAAAGAAATGATCTTGAACCCAATCGTATTGGCAACTTTTATCGGATTATTTATTTGGCTCTTCCAAGATAGCTTACCTCAAATTGCTCAGTCTAGTTCTGAATCTGTTGCTTTTTTAAGAATCGATCAGACGTTGCCATGGCTATTTAAACCTTTGACGTTCCTCTCTAGTTTAGCCTCCCCACTCGCTTGGTTGGCAATCGGGATCACATTAGGCGATCTGCCATTCGGAAAAACCCTCAGCAGTCACACCTCTTGGTACTATTCATTCATCAAAGTCATTGTCTTCCCACTTGTGATTTTACTTTCAATTTTACTGTTGAACGCAATGAATATTTTACCAGTGAACGCAGTTGGTCTAAGTACGATAATCATTATGATGGCTACTCCGGCTGCAACAGTTGCGGTTGCTTATGCCATCAACTTTGAAAAAGAAGCAGTACTTGCCTCTAACGCCTCCTTGCTTTCTACACTCTTCTCGATCGTGTTGATCCCTATCTGGATCATCGTCTTAAACTTGCTTGGAAATTAACCCACATTATATAATTAATTAACGAAAGGAAACTATACTATGAAAAATTTAAATGTTGTATGTTATGGTGTTCGTCCTGCTGAAAGATCTCTCTTTCAGCAGTTGAATATCCACGGATTCAATTTGAATCTCGTAGAAGATTTATTGAATGAGACAAACTATACAGAAGCAAAAGGAATGGATGCCGTCATTCTTAGAGGTAACTGTTTAGCAAATCGCATAAATATCGAACGTTTTGCCCAATTTGGGATCAAGTTCCTACTCACACGTACAGTTGGGACAAATCATATTGATTTAATGGCAGCTCACGATCATGGAATGCAAGTCGCGTATGTACCATTTTATTCACCAAATGCAATCGCTGAATTATCTGTTACTTTAGCAATGATGCTTTTACGTAGAACAACTCATACAACGAATAAAACAGCTTCTTATAATTTTACGATTGATCGCTTTATGTTCAGTAAAGAAGTCCGAAACTGTACAGTTGGAATCGTTGGCGTGGGGAACATCGGACTAACAGAAGCAAAACTTTTCAAAGGATTAGGCGCAACGGTGATTGGGAATGATCTATATCCAAGTGAAGAAGCAAAAGCAGCCATCGAATTTAAGTCTCTTGATGACTTACTGGCAGAAAGTGATATCGTCAGTATCCATATTCCTTACATCCCCGGTAAAAATGAACGTTTCATTAATAAAGATTTTATCGAAAAAATGAAGGATGATGCGATTTTGATCAACACTGCTAGAGGAGAATTACAGGATAATCAAGCAATTCTTGATGCGTTGACGAGCAAAAAACTATCTGGATTTGGTACAGATGTCTTGCCTAATGAAGCGCTGATTTTCAACAAAAATTTTGATGAAGATCCGTTATTGATCGATGCAACAGCTAAGGCGCTGATCGATATGTATCCGCGAGTGATCGTTACACCACATATTGGTTCGAATACCGATGAAGCAGTATCAAATATGATCGAAACAAGTTTTGACAATCTCTATAAAATGTTCAATCAATTGGACTGTGCCAACATGCTTTCTAGTTAGGCTGGAGCATTGACAGCAAAGAACTAGCGATCCGATATTGGGACAGAAGTGTTTCCCCTCAACAAATAAGGCGACAACCATGAAAATTGCTCTTCCAATTTTTGTGGTAGTTGCCTTATTTTAAAAGAGACTACTTGATTCCCGCCGTTGATTTGTTTGTATGGTCACAGACAAAAGTGAATCTTACGTTTGTTTTAACTACTTTCCTTTCGATCATCACAAAAAATAGTAAGACAGAATCCCCAGAAAATCAAAGAATACTTTCTGGGGGTCCTGCCTTATTTCAAAGCTGAAAATTTCTGTCAAACCTCAATTATTTTTTACTCGTGTATTTTTCCCTTTGCTGTTAATGCAATAGAGTCATACATATGAGTAGTTGGCTCGTTGATCAAAGTTGCTAGGTACTTCCCTACAGTTTGTCGGCTGATTTCACCAATGAGACTTTTTCCGTTTCTATTCTCGATACGAATATCCTCAATGATCTCTTTATCGGTTAACCAATTGGGGCGGATGATGGTAAAGTCTAGATGACTGTTCTCAATCAAATCTGCTGCAATACGCTGATCCCCTAAATAAGTATCAGGATCGCGATAGTCGCCCAACTCTGCAATTGCTTCTTCGTCATTGAAGTCAACTTCACCGTAGATCCCAAGTGTTGCCATCCAATATACGCGTTTGATCTTATTCTGGTTCATCGCCTCGATCACATGTTTAGCTAAAAGCACCATGTTGTAAGGACCTAAGCAAGAGTAGACGATATCAATGCCTTTCATTGCATGAACCAAATCATCTAGATTCGTCGCATCACCAATGATACTTCGCTCCTTA from Enterococcus mundtii includes the following:
- a CDS encoding GH25 family lysozyme translates to MRTMIKWVGVICFTLLVYVGGTAQATLIPIKPMITEKNQHELGSSSQFSESLTRSLTDDSGISAAESGRPAKDFIDISSNNGKISSEEFQTMKNYGIKGVVVKLTEGDSYKNPLAPEQIASAVAAGLKVSVYHYAWFNEEADTKGEAQFLLDYMKELNLPSSTVVVNDSENPKMNLDKVTDNALIFQKEIQQGGYQNVIHYSSASWFTENKLDMTRLGKENCWVAQWPYDPSDKNPLHTDTAAWQWASDLYFPEFPARHFDVSTDYLKKFTS
- the nrdH gene encoding glutaredoxin-like protein NrdH is translated as MNVKIFSKNNCMQCKMVKRFLAENKIDFEEVNIDEQPEAISWLKDQGFQSVPVITSDAATVIGFRPDQLRHLAS
- the nrdE gene encoding class 1b ribonucleoside-diphosphate reductase subunit alpha: MSLKNLKDVSYFKLNNEINRPVNGQIPLNKDKEALAAFFEENVKPNTMMFPTVIDKIQYLIDNQYLEAEFIQLYSSEFIEKLYQFLFEQNFTFKSFMAAYKFYSQYALKTNDGSAYLESYEDRVAFNALYFANGDEELALALADEMIHQRYQPATPSFLNAGRKRRGELVSCFLTQVTDDMNSIGRSINSALQLSRIGGGVGITLSNLREAGAPIKGYEGAASGVVPVMKLFEDSFSYSNQLGQRQGAGVVYLNVFHPDIMMFLSAKKENADEKIRVKTLSLGVIVPDKFYELARKNQEMYLFSPYSVEKEYGVPFSYVDITAEYDNLVANPNIRKQKIKARDLENEISKLQQESGYPYIINIDTANRENPVDGKIIMSNLCSEILQVQTPSVINGKQEYEELGTDISCNLGSTNIVNLMDSPDFGRSVRTMTRALTYITDASDIDVVPPIQNGNKLNHTIGLGAMGLHTYFAKEQMEYGSEESIDFTNVYFMLLNYWTLVESNNIARERKQVFHNFEKSAYADGTYFDKYVTGEFQPKSERVAALFDGIFIPTAQDWENLKQAIMKDGLYHQNRLAVAPNGSISYINDTSASIHPITRMIEERQEKKIGKIYYPAPYLSNETIPYYTSAYDMDMRKVIDIYATAQKHVDQGMSMTLFMRSEIPEGLYEWKETTKQSTRDLNILRHYAFHKGIKSIYYVRTFTDDAEEIGSNQCESCVI
- the nrdF gene encoding class 1b ribonucleoside-diphosphate reductase subunit beta, producing MSETYYAAINWNEIEDIIDKSTWEKLTEQFWLDTRIPLSNDLDDWRTLSQLEKDTVGHVFGGLTLLDTVQSESGMDQLRKDVRTPHEEAVLNNIQFMESVHAKSYSSIFSTLNTKKEIEEIFEWTNTNPYLQKKAERINEIYKNGTPLEKKIASVFLETFLFYSGFYTPLYYLGNNKLANVAEIIKLIIRDESVHGTYIGYKFQLGYNELPEEEQETLKDWMYNLLYELYENEERYTEELYDPIGWTEEVKTFLRYNANKALMNLGMDPLFPDTANDVNPIVMNGISTGTSNHDFFSQVGNGYLLGNVEAMKDEDYLIGLD
- a CDS encoding dihydrodipicolinate reductase codes for the protein MTKKIRMVQVGCGKMSKEIIKYALAKDIEIVGAVDNRPEAIGQDLGLYLGYEQALGIKISSDPHEVFQNCDADVALVTIASYIKDFMPSLEIPLTYGVNVLTIGEEALYPWTTSVAETNRLDKIAKANNVTISGTGMQDIYWVSFPTLLAAGVNDVQKISGEVSYDVEHYGKALAEAHGVGYDQERFDKEIANATDLPSYSWMTAEAICAKMDWSIKRISQKNVPIILDKDIPSKTMGRTIKAGEAIGMSAVATIETVQGPVVEVGCTGKVYQTGEGDLCTWSIEGTPSMQFEVTKPDTPKHTCATLINRIPTVINSNAGYVTIDQLQPVEYMTYPAHLYLDKK
- the ald gene encoding alanine dehydrogenase — its product is MTIIGVPKEIKNSEKRVGVTPAGVKEIVTAGHTVYVEERAGEGSGFTDSQYREAGAQIKADPETVWSAEIVVKVKEPLASEYQYFRKDLILFTYLHLAANLELTEALIKSGTTAIAYEMVTKNGAFPLLAPMSEVAGRLGGLLGAEILAKQSGKLISGVTGVLPVQATILGGGIAGVSAAHYLHGLGADVTILDINVDRLRELSEMFNGQVKTLYSSPTNIEKMALTSDIVIGSVLLPGKKAPHLITEELVKQMKEGTILVDIAIDQGGCFETSQPTTHEEPTFVKHGVIHYSVANMPGLVPQTSTLALTNVTMRYIKGLASQSLTDVIQTYPEIIPGISTYKGRLTCPEVGEVFERTVVDVRELV
- a CDS encoding aminotransferase class III-fold pyridoxal phosphate-dependent enzyme translates to MNNRKKKYFWHPMTDTRASEEETIVIERGDGNFIYDDTGRKLLDGVGGLWCMNVGHNRPEMNRAIADQMEKLSYYQLFTNIAHPKAYDLAEKIIQMTQEEEMAKVFFTSGGSDSVDTALKITRQYWQAVGKPTKKVFLSLEKAYHGMHYGGTSIGGNPIYREFIGPGLQDCVRVSSPHLKKNKWNCQDPEELTKLCIAELVETIEQIGADHIAAFIAEPIQGAGGIIVPPTSYWPALREVCDTYDILLIADEVVTGFGRSGYLFGSRGWGIKPDAMVLAKGLSSGYVPLGATVFNKRIVEGIESATNGANVIIHGHTYGGHPLGCVAALEALRIVEEENLVENAREVGAYLLERLKGIEGKYDCISDVRGKGLMIAIDFENTGKYDVEQTAKNVQAVADYAINAGVLLRDELQTIIISPSLTFSKENADQLFDAIHMGFEEWQKQQ
- a CDS encoding AEC family transporter, translating into MSLSETLSNVINMEIISAITSTLFIILLGYFLRKHEIFSSDVGKTLSKVVLTVAIPALAFNSFMQDLNDEVLNQGINILILGILVHVFLIFLSKFFFFRYAPNKEDTLRVLSIFGSTTFFGIPVVGAVFGAEGILYASIFNIGYRIFLYSYAYLKMSGLKMARKNIKEMILNPIVLATFIGLFIWLFQDSLPQIAQSSSESVAFLRIDQTLPWLFKPLTFLSSLASPLAWLAIGITLGDLPFGKTLSSHTSWYYSFIKVIVFPLVILLSILLLNAMNILPVNAVGLSTIIIMMATPAATVAVAYAINFEKEAVLASNASLLSTLFSIVLIPIWIIVLNLLGN